In Pan paniscus chromosome 13, NHGRI_mPanPan1-v2.0_pri, whole genome shotgun sequence, one DNA window encodes the following:
- the LOC117979277 gene encoding UDP-glucuronosyltransferase 1A3-like, whose product MATGPQVPLLQLATGVLLLLSVQPWAESGKVLVVPIDGSHWLSMREAVRELHARGHQAVVLTPEVNMHIKEEKFFTLTTYAISWTQDEFDRLVLGHTQLYFETEHFLKTFSKSMAILKNSSLVLHRSCVELLHNEALIRHLNATSFDVVLIDPIYLCGAVLAKYLSIPAVFFLRNIPCDLDFKGTQCPNPYSYIPKLLTTNSDHMTFLQRVKNMLYPLALSYLCHALSAPYASLASELFQREVSVVDLLSHASVWLFRWDFVMEYPRPIMPNMVFIGGINCANRKPLSQFFNVNIFSSVNYIAQNFTVISVEQNELGTVAQITLAMPLRELENTSKANFRVW is encoded by the exons ATGGCCACAGGACCCCAGGTTCCCCTGCTGCAGCTGGCCACAGGAGTGCTACTCCTTCTCAGTGTCCAGCCCTGGGCTGAGAGTGGGAAGGTGCTGGTGGTACCCATCGATGGCAGCCACTGGCTCAGCATGCGGGAGGCCGTGCGGGAGCTCCATGCCAGAGGCCACCAGGCGGTGGTCCTCACCCCAGAGGTGAATATGCACATCAAAGAGGAGAAATTTTTCACCCTGACAACTTATGCCATTTCATGGACCCAGGATGAATTTGATCGCCTTGTGCTGGGCCACACTCAACTGTACTTTGAAACAGAACATTTTCTGAAGACATTTTCTAAAAGTATGGCAATTTTGAAAAATTCGTCTTTGGTCCTTCATAGGTCTTGTGTGGAGCTACTGCATAATGAGGCCCTGATCAGGCACCTGAATGCTACTTCCTTCGATGTGGTTTTAATAGACCCCATTTATCTCTGCGGGGCAGTGCTGGCTAAGTACCTGTCGATTCctgctgtttttttcttaaggaaCATTCCATGTGATTTAGACTTTAAGGGCACACAGTGTCCAAATCCTTACTCCTATATTCCTAAGTTACTAACAACCAATTCAGACCACATGACATTCCTGCAAAGGGTCAAGAACATGCTCTACCCTCTGGCCTTGTCCTACCTTTGCCATGCTCTTTCTGCTCCTTATGCAAGCCTTGCCTCTGAGCTTTTTCAGAGGGAGGTGTCAGTGGTGGATCTTCTCAGCCATGCATCTGTGTGGCTGTTCCGATGGGACTTTGTGATGGAATACCCCAGGCCGATCATGCCCAACATGGTCTTCATTGGGGGCATCAACTGTGCCAACAGGAAGCCACTATCTCAG tttttcaaTGTGAACATATTCTCTAGTGTTAACTACATTGCTCAAAACTTCACTGTCATCTCAGTGGAGCAGAACGAATTGGGAACTGTGGCACAGATCACTCTTGCTATGCCCCTTAGAGAATTAGAGAACACTAGCAAGGCTAATTTTCGAGTGTGGTAA